One genomic region from Magallana gigas chromosome 3, xbMagGiga1.1, whole genome shotgun sequence encodes:
- the LOC105324895 gene encoding monocarboxylate transporter 12 isoform X1, translating to MHAHRQVHFIVNMTQRSYADHGYAWVILGACFFMYMLLLGSIKSFGILYSEILLTTDNGAGSTALIGSSAGFIQSLTGPFSIFLAVRFSFRSVCLLGGVFLCLGYVTSALIHNVLYWYLTYSVIAGFGYGLAYVPCTTLINYYFERNRALANGIVLSASGVGGFLFPHIYRFLLDRYALSGAMIILGGVMLNICVAASFLRQPLEFTGSQSSTNKTGKSQEVPKTCRELVFRKFCVCGSDVLRDLRFLFISMAFCLTALSYSAYFYTFPSFLESENVGKSTTVFIFSLTGVCEIFARVAMGWFTDLRILSPTCIYGICMVVSGVATLAVPLLHQTTIYYIYAVIVGIFPGSFYALMSVIILETIALKNLPSAFAIITIFIAVFSLLGIPCLGWIEDLTKSWDNVFFITGVLQLLAAMVAFSVSRCFDTNTSDNDIVIEQGKAEAADDKLLGGEKEAGIE from the exons ATGCATGCACATCGTCAGGTCCACTTCATTGTCAACATGACTCAAAGAAGTTACGCTGATCACGGATACGCCTGGGTTATACTAGGAG CTTGCTTCTTTATGTACATGCTGTTGCTGGGTTCCATCAAGTCTTTTGGAATCTTGTACTCGGAGATTTTGCTGACGACTGACAATGGAGCGGGGAGCACCGCACTGATCGGGAGTTCCGCCGGCTTCATCCAGTCACTGACCG GTCCGTTTTCTATATTCCTGGCTGTTCGGTTCTCTTTCCGTTCGGTATGTCTCCTGGGCGGCGTGTTTCTGTGCCTGGGATACGTGACCAGTGCCCTCATCCACAATGTCTTGTACTGGTACCTGACGTACAGCGTCATCGCAG GATTCGGTTATGGCTTGGCATACGTCCCTTGCACTACACTGATCAACTACTACTTTGAGCGGAATCGAGCACTGGCCAATGGCATCGTTCTCTCAGCAAGCGGCGTAGGCGGCTTCCTGTTCCCACATATCTATCGGTTCCTTCTAGACCGCTACGCACTTAGTGGTGCTATGATAATTCTTGGTGGTGTCATGTTGAATATTTGTGTGGCAGCTTCGTTTTTAAGACAACCACTTGAGTTCACTGGGTCTCAAAGTTCAACAAACAAGACAGGAAAATCACAAGAAGTTCCCAAGACTTGCAGAGAGCTTGTCTTTCGGAAGTTTTGTGTTTGTGGTAGCGATGTCTTAAGAGACCTGCGTTTCCTCTTCATTTCGATGGCCTTTTGCTTGACCGCTCTGAGCTATTCGGCCTATTTTTACACTTTCCCATCGTTTCTTGAATCGGAAAATGTCGGAAAATCCACCACTGTCTTCATCTTTTCGTTGACGGGTGTGTGCGAGATTTTTGCCAGGGTAGCCATGGGATGGTTCACAGATCTGAGGATTCTTTCGCCCACGTGTATTTACGGAATCTGCATGGTCGTCAGTGGTGTTGCTACGCTAGCTGTACCTCTGCTCCATCAAACAACCATATACTATATCTACGCAGTAATAGTAGGAATATTCCCAGGGTCATTTTATGCATTGATGTCTGTGATAATACTGGAGACCATTGCTCTCAAGAATCTGCCGTCAGCATTTGCTATCATCACAATATTCATTGCTGTCTTTTCCTTACTTGGAATACCTTGTCTAG GTTGGATTGAGGATTTGACGAAGAGCTGGGACAACGTGTTTTTCATCACAGGAGTTTTGCAATTATTGGCTGCCATGGTAGCATTCTCTGTTTCCAGGTGTTTTGACACGAATACCAGTGACAATGACATAGTGATAGAACAGGGCAAGGCTGAGGCAGCAGACGATAAACTCTTGGGTGGAGAAAAAGAGGCAGGAATCGAATGA
- the LOC105324895 gene encoding monocarboxylate transporter 12 isoform X2 has protein sequence MVAILDVDRGYAWVILGACFFMYMLLLGSIKSFGILYSEILLTTDNGAGSTALIGSSAGFIQSLTGPFSIFLAVRFSFRSVCLLGGVFLCLGYVTSALIHNVLYWYLTYSVIAGFGYGLAYVPCTTLINYYFERNRALANGIVLSASGVGGFLFPHIYRFLLDRYALSGAMIILGGVMLNICVAASFLRQPLEFTGSQSSTNKTGKSQEVPKTCRELVFRKFCVCGSDVLRDLRFLFISMAFCLTALSYSAYFYTFPSFLESENVGKSTTVFIFSLTGVCEIFARVAMGWFTDLRILSPTCIYGICMVVSGVATLAVPLLHQTTIYYIYAVIVGIFPGSFYALMSVIILETIALKNLPSAFAIITIFIAVFSLLGIPCLGWIEDLTKSWDNVFFITGVLQLLAAMVAFSVSRCFDTNTSDNDIVIEQGKAEAADDKLLGGEKEAGIE, from the exons ATGGTTGCCATTCTTGATGTAGACAGAGGATACGCTTGGGTGATTTTGGGAG CTTGCTTCTTTATGTACATGCTGTTGCTGGGTTCCATCAAGTCTTTTGGAATCTTGTACTCGGAGATTTTGCTGACGACTGACAATGGAGCGGGGAGCACCGCACTGATCGGGAGTTCCGCCGGCTTCATCCAGTCACTGACCG GTCCGTTTTCTATATTCCTGGCTGTTCGGTTCTCTTTCCGTTCGGTATGTCTCCTGGGCGGCGTGTTTCTGTGCCTGGGATACGTGACCAGTGCCCTCATCCACAATGTCTTGTACTGGTACCTGACGTACAGCGTCATCGCAG GATTCGGTTATGGCTTGGCATACGTCCCTTGCACTACACTGATCAACTACTACTTTGAGCGGAATCGAGCACTGGCCAATGGCATCGTTCTCTCAGCAAGCGGCGTAGGCGGCTTCCTGTTCCCACATATCTATCGGTTCCTTCTAGACCGCTACGCACTTAGTGGTGCTATGATAATTCTTGGTGGTGTCATGTTGAATATTTGTGTGGCAGCTTCGTTTTTAAGACAACCACTTGAGTTCACTGGGTCTCAAAGTTCAACAAACAAGACAGGAAAATCACAAGAAGTTCCCAAGACTTGCAGAGAGCTTGTCTTTCGGAAGTTTTGTGTTTGTGGTAGCGATGTCTTAAGAGACCTGCGTTTCCTCTTCATTTCGATGGCCTTTTGCTTGACCGCTCTGAGCTATTCGGCCTATTTTTACACTTTCCCATCGTTTCTTGAATCGGAAAATGTCGGAAAATCCACCACTGTCTTCATCTTTTCGTTGACGGGTGTGTGCGAGATTTTTGCCAGGGTAGCCATGGGATGGTTCACAGATCTGAGGATTCTTTCGCCCACGTGTATTTACGGAATCTGCATGGTCGTCAGTGGTGTTGCTACGCTAGCTGTACCTCTGCTCCATCAAACAACCATATACTATATCTACGCAGTAATAGTAGGAATATTCCCAGGGTCATTTTATGCATTGATGTCTGTGATAATACTGGAGACCATTGCTCTCAAGAATCTGCCGTCAGCATTTGCTATCATCACAATATTCATTGCTGTCTTTTCCTTACTTGGAATACCTTGTCTAG GTTGGATTGAGGATTTGACGAAGAGCTGGGACAACGTGTTTTTCATCACAGGAGTTTTGCAATTATTGGCTGCCATGGTAGCATTCTCTGTTTCCAGGTGTTTTGACACGAATACCAGTGACAATGACATAGTGATAGAACAGGGCAAGGCTGAGGCAGCAGACGATAAACTCTTGGGTGGAGAAAAAGAGGCAGGAATCGAATGA
- the LOC105324895 gene encoding monocarboxylate transporter 12 isoform X3, with translation MYMLLLGSIKSFGILYSEILLTTDNGAGSTALIGSSAGFIQSLTGPFSIFLAVRFSFRSVCLLGGVFLCLGYVTSALIHNVLYWYLTYSVIAGFGYGLAYVPCTTLINYYFERNRALANGIVLSASGVGGFLFPHIYRFLLDRYALSGAMIILGGVMLNICVAASFLRQPLEFTGSQSSTNKTGKSQEVPKTCRELVFRKFCVCGSDVLRDLRFLFISMAFCLTALSYSAYFYTFPSFLESENVGKSTTVFIFSLTGVCEIFARVAMGWFTDLRILSPTCIYGICMVVSGVATLAVPLLHQTTIYYIYAVIVGIFPGSFYALMSVIILETIALKNLPSAFAIITIFIAVFSLLGIPCLGWIEDLTKSWDNVFFITGVLQLLAAMVAFSVSRCFDTNTSDNDIVIEQGKAEAADDKLLGGEKEAGIE, from the exons ATGTACATGCTGTTGCTGGGTTCCATCAAGTCTTTTGGAATCTTGTACTCGGAGATTTTGCTGACGACTGACAATGGAGCGGGGAGCACCGCACTGATCGGGAGTTCCGCCGGCTTCATCCAGTCACTGACCG GTCCGTTTTCTATATTCCTGGCTGTTCGGTTCTCTTTCCGTTCGGTATGTCTCCTGGGCGGCGTGTTTCTGTGCCTGGGATACGTGACCAGTGCCCTCATCCACAATGTCTTGTACTGGTACCTGACGTACAGCGTCATCGCAG GATTCGGTTATGGCTTGGCATACGTCCCTTGCACTACACTGATCAACTACTACTTTGAGCGGAATCGAGCACTGGCCAATGGCATCGTTCTCTCAGCAAGCGGCGTAGGCGGCTTCCTGTTCCCACATATCTATCGGTTCCTTCTAGACCGCTACGCACTTAGTGGTGCTATGATAATTCTTGGTGGTGTCATGTTGAATATTTGTGTGGCAGCTTCGTTTTTAAGACAACCACTTGAGTTCACTGGGTCTCAAAGTTCAACAAACAAGACAGGAAAATCACAAGAAGTTCCCAAGACTTGCAGAGAGCTTGTCTTTCGGAAGTTTTGTGTTTGTGGTAGCGATGTCTTAAGAGACCTGCGTTTCCTCTTCATTTCGATGGCCTTTTGCTTGACCGCTCTGAGCTATTCGGCCTATTTTTACACTTTCCCATCGTTTCTTGAATCGGAAAATGTCGGAAAATCCACCACTGTCTTCATCTTTTCGTTGACGGGTGTGTGCGAGATTTTTGCCAGGGTAGCCATGGGATGGTTCACAGATCTGAGGATTCTTTCGCCCACGTGTATTTACGGAATCTGCATGGTCGTCAGTGGTGTTGCTACGCTAGCTGTACCTCTGCTCCATCAAACAACCATATACTATATCTACGCAGTAATAGTAGGAATATTCCCAGGGTCATTTTATGCATTGATGTCTGTGATAATACTGGAGACCATTGCTCTCAAGAATCTGCCGTCAGCATTTGCTATCATCACAATATTCATTGCTGTCTTTTCCTTACTTGGAATACCTTGTCTAG GTTGGATTGAGGATTTGACGAAGAGCTGGGACAACGTGTTTTTCATCACAGGAGTTTTGCAATTATTGGCTGCCATGGTAGCATTCTCTGTTTCCAGGTGTTTTGACACGAATACCAGTGACAATGACATAGTGATAGAACAGGGCAAGGCTGAGGCAGCAGACGATAAACTCTTGGGTGGAGAAAAAGAGGCAGGAATCGAATGA
- the LOC105324896 gene encoding malectin-B encodes MVIGVRAMLARFQLPRGREGSRFLLVSLLICLKCSATHAIGDVIWAVNCGGEGHTDVHGIRYEKDSAPVGIPSDYGKTLMIDRVVPQDQILYQTERYHMSTFGYDVPIREDGDYVLVLKFCEVWFTSPNKKVFDVTLNGEHTVVENLDIYNKVGRGVAHDEIVPFSVRNGKLKVNGETSKINGKVSVEFIKGEYDNPKINAIYVMKGTVEDVPSLAPLPGVQKEPEEEEEEDELNESKSSKSRRPSGPKVADPYSEDDTSTILLPVFVAVGAFFPLLFCLCKL; translated from the exons ATGGTTATCGGAGTGCGAGCTATGCTGGCACGCTTTCAGCTTCCTCGGGGACGTGAAGGGTCACGCTTTTTGCTAGTTTCacttttgatttgtttgaagtGTAGTGCGACACATGCGATCGGGGATGTCATTTGGGCTGTAAATTGTGGAGGGGAGGGGCATACTGATGTCCACGGGATTCGATATGAGAAGGATTCCGCTCCGGTTGGGATTCCTTCGGACTATGGGAAAACCCTAATGATCGACAGAGTAGTTCCACAAGACCAAATTCTGTATCAGACTGAACGATATCACATGTCCACTTTTGGTTATGATGTACCCATCAGGGAGGACGGGGATTATGTTTTGGTGCTGAAATTCTGTGAAGTTTGGTTCACATCACCAAATAAAAAG GTGTTTGATGTGACCTTGAATGGAGAACACACTGTGGTAGAGAATCTTGATATCTACAACAAAGTAGGGAGAGGTGTGGCTCATGATGAAATTGTACCCTTCTCAGTAAGAAATGGCAAATTGAAAGTCAACGGTGAAACTTCAAAAATCAATGGAAAAGTTTCTGTGGAATTTATCAAG GGAGAATATGACAACCCCAAAATCAATGCAATATATGTTATGAAAGGCACCGTTGAAG ATGTCCCAAGCCTGGCTCCCCTTCCTGGGGTCCAAAAGGAACCAGAGGAGGAAGAAGAGGAAGatgaattaaatgaatcaaagtCATCAAAATCACGTCGGCCATCCGGCCCAAAAGTGGCCGACCCTTACTCTGAGGATGACACCAGTACCATCCTCTTGCCTGTATTTGTAGCAGTAGGCGCATTCTTcccacttttgttttgtttatgtaaactTTGA
- the LOC105324897 gene encoding large ribosomal subunit protein P2, whose amino-acid sequence MRYVAAYLLAALSGNNSPSADDLKKIIGSVGIDCEADKITKIIGELKGKNLEELITKGQEKLASVPSGGPAAAAAPAAGASAAAPAEAKKEEKKKPEPESESDDDMGFGLFD is encoded by the exons atgCGTTACGTAGCAGCCTACTTGCTTGCAGCCCTCAGTGGCAACAACAGTCCATCCGCAGATGACCTGAAGAAAATCATCGGGTCTGTAGGAATTGACTGTGAGGCtgataaaatcacaaaaatcatTGGTGAATTGAAAGGAAAGAACCTTGAAGAACTCATCACTAAag GTCAAGAAAAGCTGGCATCTGTCCCATCCGGTGGACCAGCAGCTGCCGCTGCCCCCGCTGCCGGAGCATCTGCTGCCGCCCCCGCTGAAG CTAAAAAAGAAGAGAAGAAGAAGCCAGAGCCTGAGTCTGAATCTGATGACGACATGGGATTTGGTCTCTTTGATTAA
- the LOC105340058 gene encoding mediator of RNA polymerase II transcription subunit 21 — MADRLTQLQDAVNQLADHFCNSIGVLQQCSPPSKFEGFDKQPGKSPSEVPQEDYALTFAKLISRTAKDVDTLIDSLPSEESSLKVQLESLRRLEAENQEEARKLEEVVSHGQHLLDRVQEALRDIAQCQLRCQAMETDT, encoded by the exons ATGGCAGATAGACTGACCCAGCTTCAAGATGCAGTTAATCAG CTTGCTGACCACTTTTGTAACAGTATAGGAGTATTACAACAGTGTTCACCACCCAGTAAGTTTGAGGGTTTTGACAAGCAACCTGGAAAGTCTCCTTCAGAAGTCCCACAGGAAG ATTATGCTTTAACTTTTGCAAAACTGATATCGAGAACAGCAAAAGATGTTGATACTTTGATAGATTCTCTACCAAGTGAAGAGTCTTCCCTCAAAGTTCAA TTGGAAAGCTTGAGACGTCTTGAGGCAGAAAATCAGGAGGAGGCCAGAAAACTTGAGGAGGTGGTCAGCCACGGACAGCATTTACTGGACCGTGTCCAGGAGGCCCTCAGAGACATCGCCCAGTGTCAACTCCGGTGTCAAGCAATGGAAACAGATACCTGA